Proteins encoded in a region of the bacterium genome:
- a CDS encoding PTS system mannose/fructose/sorbose family transporter subunit IID: MSVRIEPGADGTAPRLAQGVRWQVFARSLGLQASWNHQRMQNLGLLVCLMPWLRARERDPERDRLFCRRYYEFFNTNPYLAGYVIGGLLRLEQEREGQGGLPRGQAQTFRDSLGRALASLGDQLFWLGLRPAVALLGCVVSLVAVGAAPLALGLLALLVVTGQLVWRWRAIGRGYAAGYDIVELLGDPRWHRAIRAAKRATLVLAGVLGGWILHGGWDVSSRPATGGWVVMSLLVAALAFPSLARRRPAGEFLIMAAGILGVVLAFALGEQGS; the protein is encoded by the coding sequence ATGAGCGTCCGCATCGAACCGGGCGCCGACGGCACCGCACCACGGCTGGCGCAGGGCGTTCGGTGGCAGGTTTTCGCGCGTTCGCTGGGCCTGCAGGCCTCGTGGAACCACCAGCGCATGCAGAACCTCGGTCTGCTGGTCTGCCTGATGCCGTGGCTGCGCGCCCGTGAGCGCGACCCGGAACGCGATCGCCTGTTCTGCCGGCGCTACTACGAGTTCTTCAACACGAACCCGTACCTGGCGGGCTATGTCATCGGCGGCCTGTTGCGGCTGGAGCAGGAACGCGAGGGCCAGGGCGGGTTGCCGCGTGGGCAGGCGCAGACCTTTCGCGACTCGCTCGGCAGGGCCCTGGCCTCACTGGGCGACCAGCTGTTCTGGCTCGGGCTGCGCCCTGCCGTGGCGTTGCTGGGTTGCGTCGTGAGCCTGGTCGCCGTCGGTGCGGCACCGCTGGCGCTGGGCCTGCTGGCGCTGCTGGTCGTGACAGGGCAGCTGGTGTGGCGCTGGCGGGCCATCGGGCGCGGCTACGCTGCCGGCTATGACATCGTCGAGCTGCTGGGCGACCCGCGCTGGCACCGGGCCATCAGGGCCGCCAAGCGCGCGACACTCGTGCTCGCCGGCGTACTCGGCGGTTGGATACTGCATGGCGGTTGGGACGTCTCATCGCGGCCGGCGACCGGCGGCTGGGTGGTCATGTCCCTGCTGGTGGCGGCACTGGCGTTTCCCTCGCTCGCCCGGCGCCGTCCGGCCGGCGAGTTCCTCATCATGGCGGCCGGGATCCTGGGTGTGGTCCTGGCCTTTGCGCTCGGCGAACAGGGGAGTTAA
- a CDS encoding HPr family phosphocarrier protein: MSDPVGFHLRAAGRIVKLTKSFASEVTIRYEGRVANAKSIMGLASLAAEFDTLVQVEANGPDEAAALAALCHLIEVGLAQPESEA; encoded by the coding sequence GTGTCCGATCCGGTCGGATTCCATTTGCGTGCAGCTGGACGTATCGTCAAGCTCACCAAGTCGTTTGCGTCGGAAGTGACGATCCGCTACGAAGGCCGCGTAGCCAACGCCAAGAGCATCATGGGACTGGCGAGCCTGGCCGCCGAGTTCGACACGCTGGTCCAGGTCGAGGCCAACGGCCCCGACGAAGCCGCCGCCCTGGCCGCCCTCTGCCACTTGATCGAGGTCGGGCTCGCGCAGCCGGAATCAGAGGCCTGA
- the ptsP gene encoding phosphoenolpyruvate--protein phosphotransferase: MQTLAGIGASPGYALGPIHTIRLATIVPRRRAVAVKDVPQEIERFRVAVERAREQIRELSERMSSELGADEGAILASQLLILEDEMIWDATLAAIRLERINAEAAFARTVGDLAARFLEIEDATFRERVNDLRDVEQRVLRGFTDGALSGPVPPPVPSIIASRNLTPSDTAALGRHNVLGFVMDEGGNTSHVAILARSLGVPAVVGLRGAAAALAVGQVVVVDGTEGQVLVDPDEETRQRVGVLTRQQVVVNEKLAYLRDLPAVSPDGRRVKMMVNIELPIEVEEALARGAEGIGLLRTEYLFFQHGTIPTEDDQVRVYTEIVRRMGGRPVIFRTLDVGGDKVSDYLGAKREYNPFLGWRGIRFSLANRGLFKTQVKAIYRAAVAGQAKLMFPMITGVEELRQAREVCAEAVAELAAEGQAHTADLPVGIMIETPSAVLEADLLASECDFFSIGTNDLIQYTLAMDRGNSRVSYLYRPLHPAVLRAIKRTVEAAHDAGIWAGLCGEMSAETRLAEVLFGLGLDEISTHGAALPKVKQVIRWTPYSEARAVVDHLMTTRTADEADAWLADYIATRKRERTTEGGTS; this comes from the coding sequence GTGCAGACGCTCGCCGGCATCGGCGCCTCGCCGGGTTACGCGCTCGGTCCCATCCACACCATCCGCCTGGCCACCATCGTGCCGCGGCGGCGGGCGGTCGCGGTCAAGGATGTGCCGCAGGAGATCGAGCGTTTCCGCGTGGCGGTCGAGCGCGCGCGCGAGCAGATCCGCGAACTCAGCGAACGGATGAGCAGCGAACTCGGCGCCGACGAGGGCGCCATCCTCGCCAGCCAGCTCCTGATCCTCGAGGACGAGATGATCTGGGACGCCACGCTGGCGGCCATCCGGCTCGAGCGCATCAACGCCGAGGCCGCCTTCGCGCGCACGGTCGGCGACCTGGCTGCCCGCTTCCTCGAGATCGAGGACGCCACGTTTCGCGAACGCGTGAACGACCTGCGCGACGTCGAGCAGCGCGTGCTGCGCGGTTTCACCGACGGCGCCCTGTCCGGGCCCGTGCCACCGCCGGTGCCGAGCATCATCGCCTCGCGCAACCTCACGCCTTCGGATACCGCCGCCCTCGGTCGCCACAACGTCCTCGGCTTCGTGATGGATGAAGGCGGCAACACCAGCCATGTGGCCATCCTTGCCCGTTCCCTGGGCGTACCGGCGGTCGTGGGACTGCGCGGGGCCGCGGCTGCCCTGGCCGTGGGCCAGGTCGTCGTCGTCGACGGCACCGAGGGGCAGGTCCTGGTCGACCCGGACGAGGAGACGCGCCAGCGCGTCGGCGTGCTCACGCGGCAGCAGGTCGTGGTCAACGAGAAGCTGGCCTACCTGCGCGATCTTCCGGCCGTCTCGCCCGACGGCCGCCGCGTGAAGATGATGGTGAACATCGAGCTGCCGATCGAGGTGGAGGAGGCCCTGGCGCGCGGCGCCGAGGGCATCGGCCTCCTGCGCACCGAGTACCTGTTCTTCCAGCACGGCACCATCCCGACCGAGGACGACCAGGTCCGGGTCTACACCGAGATCGTGCGCCGCATGGGCGGCAGGCCGGTCATCTTCCGCACGCTCGATGTGGGCGGCGACAAGGTGTCCGACTACCTCGGCGCCAAGCGCGAGTACAACCCGTTCCTCGGCTGGCGCGGCATCCGCTTCTCGCTGGCCAATCGCGGGCTGTTCAAGACGCAGGTCAAGGCGATCTACCGCGCCGCGGTGGCGGGCCAGGCCAAGCTCATGTTTCCCATGATCACCGGTGTCGAAGAGTTGCGGCAGGCCCGCGAGGTCTGCGCCGAAGCCGTTGCCGAACTGGCCGCCGAAGGCCAGGCGCACACGGCGGACCTGCCCGTGGGCATCATGATCGAGACGCCCTCGGCGGTGCTGGAAGCCGACCTGCTGGCCAGCGAGTGCGACTTCTTCAGCATCGGCACCAACGACTTGATCCAGTACACGCTGGCCATGGACCGCGGCAACAGCCGTGTCTCCTACCTGTACCGCCCGCTGCACCCGGCCGTGCTGCGCGCCATCAAGCGCACCGTCGAGGCGGCCCACGACGCCGGCATCTGGGCCGGGCTGTGCGGCGAGATGAGCGCCGAGACGCGCCTGGCCGAGGTGCTGTTCGGGCTGGGCCTCGACGAGATCAGCACGCACGGCGCCGCGCTGCCCAAGGTGAAGCAGGTGATCCGCTGGACGCCGTACAGCGAGGCGCGCGCGGTGGTCGACCATCTGATGACAACGCGCACCGCCGACGAGGCTGATGCCTGGCTGGCCGACTACATCGCCACGCGCAAGCGCGAGCGAACCACCGAAGGAGGCACCTCGTGA
- a CDS encoding bifunctional phosphoglucose/phosphomannose isomerase has translation MSEWPSAGSGDMFRLVAALPDQLRASAALAGLDTVAAASGVRRLVLCGMGGSAIAGDLVQPLLAAGRVSLTVWRDYGLPAWTGPDDLVICASYSGHTEETLAAYAEAGRRGCRRLAIASGGELVARAGADGVPAVTLPGGLPPRASLGYGLGALTRVLGRLGLVAAAGDLVEAAAATLDRADAPRRHPWGPGAETAGSDPDGNPPAEALARELAGRVPVIYTCGGESHAVGLRLRAQLNENSKVPALLAAFPELDHNDLVGWCLDEDDRRRFVLLILRAADEHPRTTLRVGLTRDLLAGQFAAIHELRGGGADALSRVMSLVQYGDYLSCHLAEVRQVDPVPVERIIRLKEALARAKNP, from the coding sequence GTGAGTGAATGGCCAAGTGCCGGCAGCGGCGACATGTTCCGCCTCGTCGCCGCCCTGCCTGACCAGCTCCGGGCGAGCGCTGCGCTCGCAGGCCTGGATACGGTGGCCGCGGCGTCCGGCGTCCGGCGCCTGGTGCTGTGCGGGATGGGCGGTTCGGCCATCGCCGGCGACCTCGTGCAGCCTCTGCTCGCCGCCGGCCGGGTTTCGCTGACCGTCTGGCGCGACTACGGCCTGCCGGCCTGGACCGGCCCCGACGACCTGGTGATCTGCGCCAGCTACTCCGGGCACACCGAAGAGACCCTGGCGGCCTATGCCGAAGCCGGCCGGCGGGGCTGCCGGCGGCTGGCCATCGCCAGCGGCGGTGAACTCGTCGCGCGCGCGGGCGCCGACGGCGTGCCTGCCGTGACGCTGCCGGGCGGCCTGCCGCCGCGGGCCAGCCTCGGCTACGGCCTGGGTGCCCTGACCCGCGTGCTCGGGCGGCTGGGCCTGGTCGCCGCCGCCGGCGACCTCGTGGAAGCCGCCGCAGCGACCCTTGACCGGGCCGATGCGCCCCGGCGCCACCCCTGGGGCCCCGGTGCGGAAACCGCGGGCAGCGACCCGGACGGCAACCCGCCGGCCGAGGCCCTGGCGCGCGAACTGGCGGGCCGGGTGCCGGTGATCTACACTTGCGGCGGGGAGAGCCACGCCGTCGGCCTTCGCCTGAGGGCCCAGCTCAACGAGAACAGCAAGGTTCCGGCCCTTCTGGCGGCCTTCCCCGAGCTCGACCACAACGACCTGGTCGGCTGGTGCCTGGACGAGGACGACCGCCGCCGGTTCGTCCTGTTGATCCTGCGCGCCGCCGACGAGCACCCGCGCACCACGCTGCGCGTGGGGTTGACCCGGGACCTGCTGGCGGGCCAGTTCGCAGCCATCCATGAATTGCGGGGCGGGGGAGCCGACGCCCTTTCCAGGGTCATGTCCCTGGTGCAGTATGGCGACTACCTGAGCTGCCACCTGGCAGAGGTCAGGCAGGTCGACCCGGTTCCGGTCGAACGCATCATCAGGCTCAAGGAAGCGCTCGCAAGGGCGAAGAACCCATGA
- a CDS encoding methionine adenosyltransferase has translation MSNQYLFTSESVTEGHPDKVADQISDAVVDAILANDPTGRIACETMVTTGMACLAGEITTSTYVDIPTLVRDTIRRIGYTSSAIGFDADSCAVLVSIDKQSPDIAMGVDTGGAGDQGLMFGYACRETDVLMPLPITLAHRMAQRLAAKRKDGTLPWARPDGKTQVTCLYEDGKPIKVETVVVSTQHDAEVTLPDLQAAIATHVIEPVLATFNVDHKGFKKHINPTGRFVVGGPQGDCGLTGRKIIVDTYGGSACHGGGAFSGKDPTKVDRSGAYAARHLAVNVVAAGLADRCQVQVAYAIGVAEPVSINVDCFGTAKVPEAKIVAAIREVADMTPKGIITRLDLRRPVFAPTAAYGHFGRDDQDFTWERRDLVEKLKAAIR, from the coding sequence ATGAGCAATCAGTACCTGTTCACGAGCGAGTCGGTGACCGAAGGTCATCCGGACAAGGTGGCCGACCAGATCTCCGACGCGGTCGTGGATGCGATCCTGGCCAACGACCCGACCGGCCGCATTGCCTGCGAGACCATGGTCACCACCGGCATGGCCTGCCTCGCCGGCGAGATCACGACCTCGACCTACGTCGATATCCCGACACTGGTCCGCGACACGATCCGCCGCATCGGCTACACCTCGTCGGCCATCGGCTTCGACGCCGACTCGTGCGCGGTCCTGGTCTCCATCGACAAGCAGTCGCCGGACATCGCGATGGGCGTGGACACCGGCGGCGCCGGCGACCAGGGCCTGATGTTCGGTTACGCCTGCCGCGAGACCGACGTGCTGATGCCGCTGCCGATCACGCTGGCGCACCGCATGGCGCAACGCCTGGCGGCCAAGCGGAAGGACGGCACGCTGCCCTGGGCGCGCCCCGACGGCAAGACGCAGGTCACCTGCCTGTACGAGGACGGAAAGCCCATCAAGGTCGAGACGGTTGTCGTCTCGACGCAGCACGACGCCGAGGTCACGCTGCCCGACCTGCAGGCGGCCATCGCGACGCATGTGATCGAGCCCGTGCTGGCGACGTTCAACGTCGACCACAAGGGCTTCAAGAAGCACATCAACCCGACCGGTCGCTTCGTGGTCGGCGGCCCGCAGGGCGACTGCGGCCTGACCGGCCGCAAGATCATCGTCGACACCTACGGCGGCAGCGCCTGCCACGGCGGCGGCGCCTTCAGCGGCAAGGACCCCACGAAGGTCGACCGCTCGGGCGCCTACGCGGCCCGCCACCTGGCGGTCAACGTCGTGGCGGCCGGCCTGGCCGACCGCTGCCAGGTGCAGGTCGCCTACGCGATCGGCGTTGCCGAGCCCGTGTCGATCAACGTCGACTGCTTCGGCACCGCGAAGGTCCCCGAGGCGAAGATCGTCGCGGCGATCCGCGAGGTGGCCGACATGACGCCCAAGGGCATCATCACGCGGCTCGACCTCCGTCGCCCGGTGTTCGCGCCGACGGCCGCCTACGGCCACTTCGGGCGCGACGACCAGGACTTCACCTGGGAGCGGCGTGACCTGGTGGAAAAGCTGAAGGCAGCGATCCGCTAG
- a CDS encoding PKD domain-containing protein yields MKRVSKLLSICLATLALAFLATGCKEDNKPRITRMNVSPACGVAPVEVIATAYVSGGDETGDPLGGNNGLDMTWNYGDGGTGSTSVSYHTYNTPGEYTVVVTATDPGGEAASASVPVVVLPDSLVVEVSTNFPGNNPTTADVVRFDAVVQSCAVDYPAVPGDAVKLAFRWEMNDPTNRVFTEAQPDSS; encoded by the coding sequence ATGAAACGCGTATCCAAACTCCTGTCGATCTGCCTCGCCACGCTGGCGCTGGCCTTCCTGGCCACCGGCTGCAAGGAAGACAACAAGCCCCGCATCACCCGCATGAACGTCAGCCCTGCCTGCGGCGTGGCGCCGGTCGAGGTCATTGCCACGGCGTACGTCTCCGGCGGTGACGAAACGGGCGATCCCCTGGGCGGCAACAACGGCCTGGACATGACCTGGAACTACGGCGATGGCGGTACGGGCTCGACGTCGGTTTCCTACCACACGTACAACACGCCCGGCGAATACACTGTCGTGGTGACGGCCACGGATCCGGGCGGCGAAGCAGCAAGCGCGTCAGTGCCGGTCGTGGTGCTGCCTGACAGCCTGGTCGTCGAGGTGTCGACGAACTTCCCCGGCAACAATCCGACGACTGCTGATGTCGTACGGTTTGATGCCGTGGTCCAGTCTTGCGCTGTGGATTACCCGGCCGTTCCCGGCGACGCCGTGAAGCTCGCCTTCCGGTGGGAGATGAACGACCCGACGAACCGTGTGTTCACCGAGGCCCAGCCCGATTCCAGCTGA
- a CDS encoding LptF/LptG family permease, producing MTIIHRQLLLTFLRYLVMALVGSLILFTLIDLLDHMGSLVDNAATAGEVVRYYLYKAAWTLDIVLPISMLMATLFSVGQMARYLELTALFAAGWSLFRVTRPLVVAAALVSLLSLGWREYVLPKANVARERVWEVDIHGRPETIRPTQNIALTGPDGRLYYARRYDPAANQLTGLKIVTREGSRVTERVDAARAEWDGEHWTLVDGTRRVFDGELERLDAFTRLTAADLTITPRAFEKDRVAQEDMNIRQLREHVVLVRQTGGDPRSAEVDLQFNLAFPLVNLIVVLLGVVLASGPRKTTVASGFGLTIGISFGYYLFMNFGRALGHAGAIPPLPAAWAGNVFYGLLFLMLFARARR from the coding sequence ATGACCATCATCCACAGGCAGCTCCTGCTGACCTTCCTGCGCTACCTCGTGATGGCGCTCGTGGGCTCGCTCATCCTGTTCACTCTGATCGACCTGCTCGACCACATGGGCAGCCTGGTGGACAACGCCGCCACGGCGGGCGAAGTCGTGCGCTACTACCTGTACAAGGCCGCCTGGACGCTCGACATCGTGCTGCCGATCTCGATGCTGATGGCCACGCTGTTCTCGGTCGGGCAGATGGCGCGCTACCTGGAACTGACGGCGCTGTTCGCCGCCGGCTGGTCGCTGTTCCGGGTGACCCGGCCCCTGGTGGTGGCCGCCGCGCTGGTCTCGCTGCTGTCGCTGGGTTGGCGCGAATACGTGCTGCCGAAGGCCAACGTGGCGCGCGAGCGCGTCTGGGAAGTGGATATCCACGGACGGCCGGAGACGATCCGGCCCACGCAGAATATCGCCCTGACGGGCCCCGACGGACGGCTGTACTACGCCCGGCGCTACGACCCGGCCGCGAACCAGCTCACCGGCCTGAAGATCGTCACGCGCGAGGGCTCGCGCGTGACCGAGCGCGTCGATGCCGCACGCGCCGAGTGGGACGGCGAGCACTGGACGCTGGTGGACGGCACGCGGCGCGTCTTCGACGGCGAACTCGAGCGCCTCGACGCGTTCACGCGCCTGACCGCCGCCGACCTGACGATCACCCCGCGCGCGTTCGAGAAGGATCGCGTGGCCCAGGAGGACATGAACATCCGCCAGCTCCGCGAGCACGTGGTCCTGGTGCGCCAGACCGGCGGCGACCCGCGGTCGGCCGAGGTCGACCTGCAGTTCAACCTGGCCTTCCCGCTGGTGAACCTGATCGTCGTCCTGCTCGGGGTCGTCCTGGCCTCGGGCCCCCGCAAGACTACCGTGGCGTCCGGATTCGGCCTGACGATCGGCATCAGTTTCGGCTACTACCTGTTCATGAACTTCGGCCGGGCGCTCGGCCACGCCGGCGCGATCCCGCCCCTGCCGGCCGCCTGGGCCGGTAACGTGTTCTACGGCCTGCTGTTCCTGATGTTGTTCGCCCGGGCCCGCCGCTGA
- a CDS encoding LptF/LptG family permease, translated as MRLIDRHLLTATAGPFLFGWFVITFLLMIDVLFRYVDLFVSKGVPFLLATRVLGLSLGYTFALSVPMAVLVGVLMGVGQLAADHEITAMKASGLSLWALARPLFVAAALITASQVAYNHYVYPRSNHTLVNLLQDIGRQKPMLEVREQQFTDLNEHLTIFVRRKDDLTGVIGDVTIVEKGQPGDLSPRLTIAERGRIVPDHENDLLRIELEDGEIHEVPDPEDPDTYQLTRFRRHNLVVENMEQDFQISERSARSDREMDLGELMAAATTEREHQDDVRGRVRELAGTVLDAQWRVMDDGYRTELGNARAGSQRPAAAVLENHFRSSRQKVERALEQDRYQSRLLESYRVKEAKYLVEYHKKFAIPVACVVFVLLGVPMAVAGSRSGRGISVSLALAVFLVYYAFLMGGEKLADRGRLDPVVAMWSANVVLTAIGIPLFMRTVREGRLPDLPAWPWRRRSAHPAATPGGAA; from the coding sequence ATGCGCTTGATTGACAGGCACTTGCTGACAGCGACAGCAGGACCGTTCCTCTTCGGCTGGTTCGTCATCACGTTCCTGCTGATGATAGATGTGCTGTTTCGGTACGTCGACCTGTTTGTCAGCAAGGGGGTCCCGTTCCTGTTGGCGACGCGCGTCCTGGGACTGAGCCTAGGGTATACTTTTGCATTATCCGTACCAATGGCGGTGCTCGTCGGGGTGCTCATGGGCGTGGGCCAACTGGCGGCCGATCATGAAATTACGGCCATGAAAGCCAGCGGCCTGAGCCTCTGGGCCCTGGCCCGGCCGCTGTTCGTGGCGGCGGCCCTGATCACCGCCTCGCAGGTGGCCTACAACCACTATGTCTACCCCCGGTCCAACCACACGCTGGTCAACCTGCTGCAGGACATCGGGCGGCAGAAACCGATGCTGGAAGTCCGCGAGCAGCAGTTCACCGACCTGAACGAGCACCTGACCATCTTCGTGCGCCGCAAGGACGACCTGACCGGCGTCATCGGCGACGTCACCATCGTCGAGAAGGGCCAGCCGGGCGACCTCTCCCCCCGGTTGACCATCGCCGAACGCGGCCGCATCGTGCCGGACCATGAGAACGACCTGCTGCGCATCGAACTGGAAGACGGCGAGATCCACGAAGTGCCCGATCCCGAGGATCCGGACACCTACCAGCTGACCCGCTTCCGGCGCCACAACCTGGTCGTCGAGAACATGGAGCAGGATTTCCAGATCTCCGAACGCAGCGCGCGCAGCGACCGTGAGATGGACCTTGGCGAGCTCATGGCGGCGGCGACCACCGAGCGCGAACATCAGGACGATGTGCGCGGGCGCGTGCGCGAGCTGGCCGGGACGGTGCTCGACGCGCAGTGGCGGGTCATGGACGACGGCTATCGCACGGAACTGGGCAACGCGCGGGCCGGCTCCCAGCGCCCGGCCGCGGCCGTGCTGGAAAACCACTTCCGGTCCAGCCGGCAGAAGGTGGAGCGGGCCCTGGAGCAGGACCGCTACCAGTCGCGCCTGCTGGAAAGCTACCGCGTGAAGGAGGCCAAGTACCTGGTCGAGTACCACAAGAAGTTCGCCATTCCCGTGGCCTGTGTCGTCTTCGTGCTGCTGGGAGTGCCGATGGCGGTGGCGGGTTCGCGCAGCGGGCGCGGGATCAGCGTCTCGCTGGCGCTGGCCGTGTTCCTCGTCTACTACGCCTTCCTGATGGGCGGCGAGAAGCTGGCCGATCGCGGCCGCCTGGACCCGGTCGTGGCCATGTGGAGCGCCAACGTGGTGCTGACGGCCATCGGCATTCCGCTGTTCATGCGCACCGTGCGCGAGGGGCGGCTGCCCGACCTGCCTGCCTGGCCCTGGCGCCGCCGCAGTGCGCACCCCGCCGCGACGCCGGGCGGCGCAGCCTGA
- a CDS encoding M28 family peptidase, whose product MIMTTIGVGTAAAAGPVVPGFSGERALELIREQCALGPRTPGSPGNLELRRLIEAAARKAGLRVVPVCFEVPLGPGGSAIEACNLVVSAGPSGGERLWLGAHFDTRPWADRDPVAARRKQPVIGANDGASGTAVLLHLIELLGRTPPPQGVDLLFFDAEDSGAAHDIEGFCLGSRHLVATRGDFGSPLAEGYPRGLVLLDMVGEAGARIPQEAYSLERAPEWTRAVFARAASLGLTVFEAVPGRAVFDDHVPFLMAGIPAVDLIDFDYPQWHTADDTPERCSAATLGQVGRLVTDLVYRP is encoded by the coding sequence GTGATCATGACGACCATCGGCGTCGGCACTGCCGCTGCGGCGGGCCCTGTTGTTCCCGGGTTCTCGGGCGAGCGTGCCCTGGAGTTGATTCGCGAGCAATGCGCCCTTGGACCGCGCACGCCCGGTTCGCCGGGCAACTTGGAACTGCGGCGCCTGATCGAAGCCGCGGCGCGCAAGGCCGGGCTGCGCGTCGTCCCGGTCTGCTTCGAGGTGCCGCTGGGCCCCGGCGGATCGGCGATCGAGGCCTGCAACCTAGTCGTTTCGGCCGGGCCGTCCGGGGGCGAGCGCCTGTGGCTCGGCGCCCATTTCGACACGCGCCCCTGGGCCGACCGTGACCCGGTCGCCGCCCGGCGCAAGCAGCCGGTCATCGGCGCCAACGACGGCGCCAGCGGGACGGCCGTGCTGCTGCACCTGATCGAGTTGCTGGGGCGCACGCCGCCGCCGCAGGGCGTGGACCTGCTCTTCTTCGACGCGGAGGACTCGGGCGCGGCGCACGACATCGAAGGCTTCTGCCTCGGCAGCCGGCATCTCGTGGCCACGCGTGGGGATTTCGGCAGCCCCCTGGCGGAGGGATACCCGCGCGGCCTGGTCCTGCTCGACATGGTCGGCGAGGCCGGCGCCCGGATCCCGCAGGAGGCCTATTCACTGGAGCGGGCCCCGGAATGGACCCGCGCCGTGTTCGCCCGTGCTGCCTCGCTGGGGCTCACGGTCTTCGAAGCCGTGCCCGGGCGCGCCGTTTTCGACGACCACGTGCCGTTCCTCATGGCCGGCATCCCTGCGGTCGACCTGATCGATTTCGACTACCCTCAGTGGCACACCGCCGACGACACCCCCGAGCGCTGCTCAGCAGCCACCCTCGGGCAGGTGGGGCGGCTGGTGACCGA